A portion of the Stigmatella aurantiaca DW4/3-1 genome contains these proteins:
- a CDS encoding SDR family NAD(P)-dependent oxidoreductase codes for MSRKVALVTGASAGLGEQFAQRFAQDGHDLILVARTTSRLETLAARLEQAHGIKAHVLTADLSRPEAPERLFEDVRARGLTVEYLVNNAGFGSAGPFLEQPLEREAEMVEVNCTSLLKLTHLFARTMRERGSGRILNIASTAGFQPGPYMATYYATKAFVLSFSEALAHELKGTGVTVTCYCPGATHTEFAARAQVEKSRLFQRPGVATAPDVAADGYAAMMKGRVLSIHGLLNWIGTMGVRFGPRALVRSIAASLNQS; via the coding sequence ATGTCACGCAAGGTGGCTCTCGTTACGGGAGCTTCAGCAGGGCTGGGAGAGCAGTTCGCGCAGCGCTTCGCCCAGGATGGGCACGACCTCATCCTGGTGGCACGCACCACCTCCCGGCTGGAGACGCTGGCCGCCCGGCTGGAGCAGGCGCATGGCATCAAGGCCCACGTCCTGACCGCGGACCTGTCACGGCCCGAGGCCCCCGAGCGCCTCTTCGAGGACGTGCGCGCCCGAGGGCTGACGGTGGAGTACCTCGTCAACAACGCGGGCTTCGGCTCCGCGGGACCCTTCCTGGAACAGCCCCTGGAGCGCGAGGCGGAGATGGTGGAGGTCAACTGCACCTCCCTGCTGAAGCTGACGCACCTCTTCGCGCGGACCATGCGAGAGCGGGGCTCCGGGCGCATTCTCAACATCGCGTCCACTGCGGGCTTCCAGCCGGGCCCCTATATGGCCACGTACTACGCCACCAAGGCCTTCGTGTTGTCCTTCTCGGAGGCGCTGGCACACGAGCTCAAGGGAACCGGGGTGACGGTGACGTGCTACTGCCCGGGGGCCACGCACACGGAGTTCGCAGCCCGTGCGCAAGTCGAGAAATCGCGTCTGTTTCAGCGGCCAGGGGTCGCGACGGCGCCCGATGTGGCCGCGGATGGCTACGCGGCGATGATGAAGGGCCGCGTCCTGTCGATCCATGGCCTGCTCAACTGGATCGGCACGATGGGCGTGCGCTTCGGACCGCGCGCCCTCGTGCGCTCCATCGCCGCCAGCCTCAACCAGTCTTAA
- a CDS encoding phosphopantetheine-binding protein: protein MSAQPAGNLPPSPENPLAPPSEVGHIVTQLRRMIVHELDVRIQEEELTSDTSLIDGRLALDSIVLFELITLIEKRFGFEFSDQNLRMEVFASLTALAQHIHHATAQSKQAAAV from the coding sequence ATGAGCGCCCAACCCGCCGGGAACCTCCCCCCCAGTCCCGAGAATCCGCTGGCCCCCCCGTCCGAGGTTGGTCACATCGTCACGCAACTGCGGCGGATGATCGTCCACGAGTTGGACGTGCGCATCCAGGAAGAGGAACTCACCAGCGACACGTCTCTGATCGATGGGCGCCTGGCGCTCGACTCCATCGTCCTCTTCGAGCTCATCACACTCATCGAGAAGCGCTTCGGCTTCGAGTTCTCCGATCAAAACCTTCGCATGGAGGTCTTCGCGAGCCTCACGGCGCTGGCGCAGCACATCCATCACGCCACGGCCCAGTCCAAGCAGGCTGCGGCCGTCTGA
- a CDS encoding GrpB family protein, with amino-acid sequence MNEGAFQLARIIRRLKARVSTEELGGETVEQLVRRWSRLRSPELNIDVREYDPRWPETFEAEKHRIHGALKDLGLVDIQHIGSTSIAPLPSKNIVDLAVAVPSLPCSVPQTEALLGLGYQAYGPSPIDPDFSWFWRIEAEGQGAFVVHVCGAQSPWFSHLIHFRDFMRAFPEERQRYEALKRELAQVPDQSWLEYSIVKRALALRITERANAWAARGP; translated from the coding sequence ATGAACGAGGGAGCCTTCCAGCTGGCGCGCATCATCCGGCGGCTCAAGGCGCGCGTGAGCACCGAGGAACTGGGAGGCGAGACCGTGGAGCAGCTCGTCCGCCGGTGGTCCCGGCTCCGCTCCCCCGAGCTGAACATCGACGTCCGGGAGTATGACCCGCGCTGGCCCGAGACGTTCGAGGCCGAGAAACACCGCATCCACGGCGCGCTGAAGGACCTGGGGCTGGTGGACATCCAGCACATCGGCAGCACCTCCATTGCCCCCCTGCCCAGCAAGAACATCGTTGATCTGGCGGTGGCCGTTCCGTCCTTGCCGTGCAGCGTCCCGCAGACGGAGGCGCTGCTTGGACTCGGCTACCAGGCCTATGGGCCCAGCCCCATCGATCCAGACTTCTCCTGGTTCTGGCGCATCGAGGCAGAAGGCCAGGGAGCCTTCGTGGTCCATGTGTGCGGAGCGCAGAGCCCGTGGTTCTCCCACTTGATCCACTTCCGCGACTTCATGCGGGCTTTTCCCGAGGAGCGCCAGCGGTACGAAGCCTTGAAGCGAGAGCTGGCCCAGGTGCCGGATCAGAGCTGGCTGGAGTACAGCATCGTCAAGCGCGCCCTGGCCTTGCGCATCACCGAACGCGCCAACGCCTGGGCCGCGCGAGGCCCATGA
- a CDS encoding class I adenylate-forming enzyme family protein: protein MPGSILVLECVNSVPGALSLLYVMSRGFSLVLLPPPGKAAPSVPLPRFCHHRLTVQSQLVDGADIVLNRPETFLQYTRSEEPVLPLDPAHATGKIFLRTSGSIGTPKLAMYTHGQLLANALNAVERLHLSEADHISLPVPLCHMFGLGAGFLPGFSVGASLGFVEGANILRYLEHERYFRPTVAFMTPALCSMFLRQQSAPEHYRHVVLAGDKLKPESFDAAEARFRRAVLLYGTTEMGVIAASDAESHEGPRSVTVGPPLPGIELKLEQPSDAGAAPEVVAGAIVCRHPHGFEGYVDNDGGPWTGEPPFHEGWYRTRDWGRLHAGGLLEVLGRQDHSVNRDGRLVLLAEVERALEGITDVAQAITLLGAENLRGRHILALCTPREGRSLDSAQVRAACASLLPPYATPDEVRILPSFPLLPNGKIDRRTLMVQFTGTPPPPASEKKENQT from the coding sequence GTGCCCGGGAGCATTCTGGTCCTGGAGTGCGTCAACTCCGTTCCCGGAGCGCTGAGCCTCCTGTACGTGATGTCCCGGGGCTTCAGCCTGGTGCTGCTCCCACCACCGGGCAAGGCGGCTCCCTCTGTCCCGCTGCCACGTTTCTGCCACCACCGCCTGACGGTCCAGAGCCAGCTCGTGGATGGCGCGGACATCGTCCTGAACCGTCCCGAGACCTTCCTCCAATACACCCGGAGCGAGGAGCCCGTCCTACCGCTGGACCCGGCACATGCCACGGGGAAGATCTTCCTGCGGACCTCGGGAAGCATCGGCACGCCCAAGCTGGCCATGTACACGCACGGCCAGTTGCTCGCCAACGCCCTCAACGCCGTGGAGCGGCTGCACCTGTCGGAAGCGGATCACATCTCGCTCCCCGTGCCGCTGTGCCACATGTTTGGGCTCGGCGCGGGCTTCCTGCCGGGCTTCTCCGTCGGTGCCTCGCTGGGCTTCGTGGAGGGCGCCAACATCCTGCGCTACCTCGAGCACGAGCGGTATTTCCGCCCCACGGTCGCGTTCATGACCCCAGCCCTGTGCTCCATGTTCTTGCGGCAGCAAAGCGCGCCGGAGCACTACCGCCACGTGGTGCTGGCCGGAGACAAGCTGAAGCCCGAGTCCTTCGATGCCGCGGAGGCCCGATTCCGGCGCGCGGTCCTCCTCTATGGCACCACGGAAATGGGCGTCATCGCCGCCTCGGACGCCGAATCCCATGAGGGGCCCCGCTCCGTCACCGTGGGCCCCCCCTTGCCGGGCATCGAGCTGAAGCTGGAGCAGCCCAGCGACGCCGGTGCGGCACCCGAGGTGGTGGCGGGAGCCATCGTCTGCCGCCATCCCCATGGCTTCGAAGGCTATGTGGACAACGACGGCGGGCCCTGGACAGGAGAGCCTCCCTTCCACGAAGGCTGGTACCGCACCCGGGACTGGGGCCGCTTGCACGCCGGAGGACTGCTGGAGGTCCTGGGGCGTCAGGATCACAGCGTCAACCGGGATGGCCGCCTCGTGCTGCTCGCCGAAGTCGAGCGCGCCCTGGAAGGAATCACCGACGTGGCACAGGCCATCACCCTGCTCGGCGCGGAGAACCTCCGGGGCCGCCACATCCTGGCCTTGTGCACGCCGCGAGAGGGCCGGAGTTTGGATAGCGCTCAAGTGCGCGCGGCCTGCGCCAGCCTCCTGCCGCCCTATGCCACCCCCGATGAGGTGCGCATCCTTCCCTCGTTCCCCCTGCTGCCCAACGGCAAGATCGACCGGCGCACCCTGATGGTTCAGTTCACCGGGACACCTCCCCCCCCCGCCAGCGAGAAGAAAGAGAACCAGACATGA
- a CDS encoding sulfotransferase family protein — protein MIKPNFFMVGAPRCATTSMYTYLKQHPDIFLSLLKEPIYFGSDLTRQPLAITEEAHYLSLFAGAGNAQVVGEGSVFYIMSKRAPQELKDFSPAARILIMLRDPVDMMHSLHSLYLRTGNEALEDFEDALEAEATRAQGQRLPPRCYFPEGLQYRSVAHYAEPVERFLRTFGPERVHVLLFDDLVRDTAGEYRRTLEFLGVDPHHPVELDVDKATELIRPLVLKQMRAASQEVRQKLKTGRDSHRGPRSKPVSAALRARLHEELRPDVERLSTLLNRDLSHWCKARPS, from the coding sequence ATGATCAAGCCCAACTTCTTCATGGTCGGGGCCCCCCGCTGTGCCACGACCTCGATGTACACATACCTCAAGCAGCACCCGGACATTTTCCTGTCGCTGCTCAAGGAGCCCATCTACTTCGGCTCGGATCTGACGCGCCAGCCCCTGGCCATTACCGAAGAGGCCCACTACCTCAGCCTCTTCGCCGGCGCGGGGAACGCCCAGGTCGTTGGAGAAGGCTCGGTCTTCTACATCATGTCGAAGCGGGCTCCCCAGGAGCTCAAGGACTTCTCTCCGGCCGCACGCATCCTCATCATGCTGCGGGATCCCGTGGACATGATGCACTCGCTGCACTCCCTGTATCTGCGCACCGGCAACGAAGCGCTGGAGGACTTCGAAGACGCGCTCGAGGCAGAGGCCACCCGGGCCCAGGGCCAGCGGCTGCCGCCCCGGTGCTATTTTCCCGAGGGGCTCCAGTACCGCTCGGTGGCCCACTACGCCGAGCCGGTGGAGCGCTTCCTGCGCACGTTCGGCCCCGAGCGCGTTCACGTGCTCCTCTTCGATGACCTCGTCCGCGACACCGCCGGAGAGTACCGGCGCACGCTGGAGTTTCTCGGGGTGGACCCCCATCACCCCGTGGAACTCGATGTGGACAAGGCCACGGAACTCATCCGGCCCCTTGTCCTCAAGCAGATGCGCGCCGCCTCCCAAGAGGTCCGCCAGAAGCTGAAAACGGGACGAGACTCCCACCGCGGCCCCCGGAGCAAGCCCGTCTCCGCCGCGCTCCGGGCCCGCCTGCATGAGGAGCTGCGGCCCGATGTGGAGCGGTTGAGCACCCTGCTCAACAGGGATCTCTCCCACTGGTGTAAGGCTCGTCCCTCATGA
- a CDS encoding SDR family oxidoreductase produces the protein MDTPQIALVTGANRGLGLELCKQLAARGTRVLLTARSEEKGQKAARALAEQGLPVSFLWLDVTSEQSLVQGVEYISREFGRLDILVNNAAVSLDLKRPGLEIGMDIVRTTIETNVYGPLRLTQLAVPLMRKNHYGRIVNVSSGLGSFSRITAGKLAYRLSKASLNTMTKVFADELQDTNILVNAVTPGWVRTHLGGIRAERSVEEGVDSILWLATLPDDGPRGKFFKDRNEFPW, from the coding sequence ATGGACACCCCCCAGATTGCATTGGTCACCGGGGCCAACCGGGGCCTCGGACTCGAGCTGTGCAAGCAACTCGCCGCGCGAGGCACCCGCGTCCTGCTCACCGCCCGAAGCGAGGAGAAGGGCCAGAAGGCGGCACGGGCGTTGGCCGAACAAGGGCTGCCCGTCAGCTTCTTGTGGCTCGATGTCACGAGCGAGCAGAGCCTGGTGCAGGGAGTGGAGTACATCTCCCGCGAGTTCGGGCGCCTGGACATCCTCGTCAACAACGCGGCCGTTTCGCTCGACCTCAAGCGGCCCGGCCTCGAGATCGGCATGGACATCGTCCGCACCACCATCGAGACGAACGTCTACGGTCCGCTGCGCCTCACCCAGCTCGCCGTGCCTCTGATGCGCAAGAACCACTACGGCCGCATCGTCAACGTCTCGAGCGGCCTGGGCTCCTTCTCGCGCATCACCGCCGGCAAGTTGGCGTACCGCCTCTCCAAGGCCTCGCTCAACACCATGACCAAGGTCTTCGCCGATGAGCTTCAGGACACCAACATCCTGGTCAACGCCGTGACGCCCGGTTGGGTCCGCACGCACCTGGGAGGCATCCGGGCGGAGCGCTCCGTCGAGGAGGGCGTGGACAGCATCCTTTGGCTGGCCACCCTTCCGGACGATGGCCCTCGCGGGAAGTTCTTCAAAGACCGCAACGAATTCCCCTGGTAG
- a CDS encoding bifunctional metallophosphatase/5'-nucleotidase: MSSAPKAAEPIQLTLVGTNDLHGWIHPNPFSLSDGTLAEEGGLAVFAGYLAILRAANPDGVLLLDGGDLFQGALASNLGEGAAVIDAYNQLGYHAAAIGNHDFDYGPVGPAQAASRPEMDPLGALKARMAQAHFPLLSANLYDAATGQRPEWLRGDGTLLLTMKGVKVGIVGLSTPRTPETTNRLNVAGLRFGELLPETLAAASRLRTRGAELVIAVAHIGGQCRAWDHPRDLSSCAPGEELTDLLQALPPGTLDAVVAGHTHQPMGHFIQGTPVIESRENGRFFGTIELFVDPRTHKVLEDRTVIQPLIPVCARVDETTRQCAQRSLQEQPTVKLVQATFLGQPVEKDATIEQLLAPALARADAERKRLLGLSVPQVLGRHFTEESSLGSFLTDSLRELMHADVALLNAGSMRADLQAGALTYGGVYEMLPFDNTLATLTLTGEQLWRLLEHVYGTARQGVYQISGVQVELARCPGPGRLKRISLPDGRPVRPERTYRVVMPDFLARGGNGLGPLLATFPKDAIDLGLGQELGLRDALIAFWQKAQRPLAAPPPGRMRFVGEGKCQPVSGTP, translated from the coding sequence GTGAGCAGTGCTCCCAAGGCCGCCGAGCCGATCCAGCTCACCCTCGTTGGAACGAATGATCTGCACGGCTGGATTCATCCGAACCCCTTCTCGCTTTCCGATGGAACCTTGGCCGAGGAGGGAGGGCTGGCCGTCTTCGCGGGCTATCTCGCGATCCTCCGGGCCGCGAACCCGGACGGTGTCCTGCTGCTGGATGGAGGGGATCTGTTTCAAGGGGCGTTGGCCTCCAACCTGGGGGAAGGGGCTGCCGTCATCGATGCCTACAACCAGCTCGGCTATCACGCCGCGGCGATTGGCAACCACGACTTCGATTACGGACCGGTAGGCCCGGCGCAGGCCGCGAGCCGTCCCGAGATGGATCCTCTCGGCGCGCTCAAGGCGCGGATGGCCCAGGCGCACTTCCCCCTGCTCTCGGCCAACCTCTACGACGCAGCGACAGGCCAGCGGCCCGAGTGGCTGCGGGGCGACGGGACGTTGTTGCTGACCATGAAGGGGGTGAAGGTGGGCATCGTCGGCCTCTCCACGCCGAGGACACCCGAGACCACGAACCGATTGAACGTCGCGGGCCTGCGCTTTGGCGAACTGCTGCCCGAGACGCTCGCCGCCGCCAGCCGACTGAGGACGAGGGGGGCGGAGCTGGTCATCGCGGTGGCTCACATCGGCGGGCAGTGCCGTGCGTGGGACCACCCGCGTGACCTCAGCTCGTGCGCGCCTGGAGAGGAACTCACCGATCTGTTGCAGGCGTTGCCTCCTGGCACCCTGGACGCGGTGGTGGCGGGACATACGCACCAGCCCATGGGCCATTTCATTCAAGGGACCCCCGTTATCGAGTCCCGTGAGAACGGCCGGTTCTTTGGCACCATCGAACTCTTCGTGGATCCGCGCACGCACAAGGTTCTGGAGGACCGGACGGTCATCCAGCCCCTCATTCCGGTGTGTGCGCGGGTCGATGAGACGACGCGCCAGTGTGCGCAGCGGAGCTTGCAGGAGCAGCCCACCGTGAAGCTCGTTCAGGCCACGTTTCTGGGCCAGCCGGTGGAGAAGGACGCCACGATCGAGCAGCTCCTCGCGCCCGCGCTGGCCAGGGCCGACGCGGAGCGCAAGCGGTTGCTCGGGCTGAGCGTACCCCAGGTGCTGGGCCGCCACTTCACGGAGGAGAGTTCCCTCGGAAGTTTCCTCACGGACTCCTTGCGCGAGCTGATGCACGCGGACGTGGCCCTGCTCAACGCGGGAAGCATGCGCGCCGACTTGCAGGCGGGAGCGCTGACCTATGGCGGCGTGTACGAGATGCTTCCCTTCGACAACACGCTCGCCACGCTGACCCTGACGGGAGAGCAGCTCTGGCGCCTGCTCGAGCACGTTTATGGCACCGCGCGCCAGGGGGTCTATCAGATCTCGGGAGTGCAGGTGGAGCTGGCCCGTTGCCCAGGGCCTGGACGTCTCAAACGCATCTCGCTGCCCGATGGGAGGCCAGTTCGTCCGGAGCGGACCTACCGGGTGGTGATGCCAGACTTCCTGGCGCGAGGTGGCAACGGCCTGGGCCCCCTGCTGGCAACCTTTCCCAAGGACGCCATCGATCTGGGACTCGGCCAGGAGCTGGGCCTGCGTGATGCGCTCATCGCTTTCTGGCAGAAGGCGCAGCGGCCCTTGGCGGCGCCTCCCCCTGGCCGGATGCGCTTCGTGGGGGAAGGAAAATGCCAACCTGTGTCCGGAACGCCCTGA
- a CDS encoding sulfotransferase family 2 domain-containing protein — protein MILTSDFVYIHQPKTGGTFVTKVLERLYPSGDSPPGKRGRLINTHKHGACSEVPEEWRGKPLLTTLRNPYDRYVSQYRFAWWKRYPDMYCGEDEMRAMFPHYPELSFGEFLLLANTKFVNRHQRQETGFRNEHFPEERRLGWHTEQFVRFYCRQPREVFRAIDEAYIAEGRLRQDLFPVRFTFSESLNGELHAFLREVGHAPEDIAFILDAAKIYPEEGGRAPEDRWESYYTPELKHLVRTRERLLFELFPQYDV, from the coding sequence ATGATCCTCACCAGCGACTTCGTCTACATCCACCAACCCAAGACGGGCGGAACCTTCGTCACGAAAGTGCTGGAGCGGCTCTACCCCAGCGGCGACAGCCCGCCGGGCAAGCGGGGGCGGCTCATCAACACCCACAAGCACGGCGCCTGCAGCGAAGTGCCCGAGGAGTGGCGTGGCAAGCCCCTGCTGACGACGCTGCGCAACCCGTACGATCGCTACGTCTCCCAGTACCGCTTCGCCTGGTGGAAGCGGTACCCGGACATGTACTGCGGTGAAGACGAGATGCGGGCCATGTTCCCGCACTACCCGGAGCTGTCCTTCGGCGAGTTTCTGCTGCTGGCAAACACGAAGTTCGTCAACCGGCACCAGCGGCAAGAGACGGGCTTCCGCAACGAGCACTTCCCCGAGGAGCGGCGCCTGGGCTGGCACACCGAGCAGTTCGTGCGCTTCTACTGCCGCCAGCCACGCGAGGTCTTCCGTGCCATCGACGAGGCGTATATCGCCGAGGGCCGGCTCCGGCAGGACCTATTCCCCGTGAGATTCACCTTCTCGGAGAGCCTCAACGGGGAGCTGCACGCCTTCCTGCGCGAGGTGGGCCACGCCCCCGAGGACATCGCCTTCATCCTGGACGCGGCGAAGATCTACCCGGAGGAGGGCGGACGGGCTCCCGAGGACCGCTGGGAGTCCTATTACACGCCCGAGCTCAAGCACCTCGTGCGGACCCGGGAGCGGCTCCTCTTCGAGCTGTTCCCCCAGTACGACGTGTGA
- a CDS encoding coproporphyrinogen-III oxidase family protein, which produces MSTTAQDTVPRIELTRKGFITNYPPYRYWRPETAQRLLDPKPLNIYVHTPYCVQRCAYCHYKTTTLNENRKAEIDRYVQSLCTEIQLASKRFHLKERPTHSIYFGGGTPTLLSKENLSRIMDCLREHLTFADPEITVEGEPVTLIQAKADHLKSLGVNRISLGIQSLADEIILKTGRRDTEKHAFKAIEIAKGTGAVVNVDLMSGLAGETDATWAYTVERALAADVHSLTVYKTELYANTEYYAGIKKNTLELPSDDEELKYAAYAIEQIEAKGYLPVNFFTFTQGGGHMQRHTTSKWRGDDIYAFGVSAFGSIGSFSVQNISDLEKYSSTLEAGELPIARGYHLNAKDLMARDVVLGMKLIHLDRKAFRQRYGLDLVRLCEPMVNALVEEGFITVSDERLSLTRKGILWGDYTGRQLAAAVDAVAS; this is translated from the coding sequence ATGAGCACCACCGCCCAGGACACCGTTCCTCGCATCGAGCTGACCCGGAAGGGATTCATCACCAACTATCCCCCGTACCGTTACTGGCGCCCCGAGACCGCCCAGCGGCTCCTGGATCCCAAGCCGCTCAACATCTATGTGCACACGCCCTACTGTGTGCAGCGGTGCGCGTACTGCCACTACAAAACCACCACCCTCAATGAGAACCGCAAGGCGGAGATCGACCGGTACGTCCAGTCGTTGTGTACCGAGATCCAGCTCGCCTCCAAGCGCTTCCACCTCAAGGAGCGGCCCACCCACTCCATCTACTTTGGCGGCGGCACGCCCACCCTGCTGTCCAAGGAGAACCTCAGCCGCATCATGGACTGTCTCCGCGAGCACCTCACCTTCGCGGATCCGGAGATCACCGTCGAGGGCGAACCCGTCACCCTCATCCAGGCCAAGGCGGACCACCTCAAGAGCCTGGGCGTCAACCGCATCAGCCTGGGCATCCAGTCCCTCGCCGACGAGATCATCCTCAAGACCGGACGCCGCGACACGGAGAAGCACGCGTTCAAGGCCATCGAGATCGCCAAGGGCACCGGCGCCGTCGTCAACGTGGACCTGATGAGCGGCCTGGCGGGCGAGACGGATGCAACGTGGGCGTACACCGTGGAGCGCGCGCTCGCCGCCGACGTGCACTCGCTCACCGTCTACAAGACCGAGCTGTACGCCAACACCGAGTACTACGCCGGCATCAAGAAGAACACCCTGGAGCTGCCCTCCGATGACGAGGAGCTCAAGTATGCCGCGTATGCCATCGAGCAGATCGAGGCCAAGGGCTACCTCCCGGTCAACTTCTTCACCTTCACCCAGGGCGGTGGCCACATGCAGCGCCACACCACCAGCAAGTGGAGGGGTGACGACATCTACGCGTTCGGCGTGTCGGCCTTCGGCTCGATTGGCAGTTTCTCCGTCCAGAACATCAGCGACCTGGAGAAGTACTCGAGCACCCTGGAAGCGGGAGAGCTGCCCATCGCGCGCGGCTACCACCTGAACGCCAAGGACCTGATGGCCCGGGATGTCGTCCTGGGCATGAAGCTGATCCACTTGGACCGCAAGGCCTTCCGGCAGCGCTATGGCCTGGACCTGGTGCGCCTCTGCGAGCCCATGGTGAATGCCTTGGTGGAGGAAGGCTTCATCACCGTCTCGGACGAGCGCCTCTCCCTGACCCGCAAGGGCATCCTGTGGGGTGACTACACGGGCCGCCAGCTCGCCGCGGCGGTGGATGCGGTGGCGTCCTGA